Below is a genomic region from Biomphalaria glabrata chromosome 3, xgBioGlab47.1, whole genome shotgun sequence.
GCTTTGCGGATATTCTTACGTGAATGTAACATAGAttacacctagatctagaaaaaagatctagatccagactaGATCTCatgagttctaaatcagaagtctagatctagctcgtgatttgtataaaaatgaaaacactaataactaattattaaattatacaaTGCCCGCTGGCCTAATGGGGTAGCATTGTCGGTACaagaagattttttaaattattttaaaaacatttttaaaattttgagcGGTATAATGGaagtattgtttttgtttttttaaaatgtattttaaatgtttttcttatttttttatgtaactaTAGCATAAATTTCGTGAGTTTTTTCCCCCCGTTTCAACTAAATAGTTTTAGTTTGTGAGCTTCGAGTCGTGACACCAATATTAAGGTGTGCTATGTTAGTTTGAATTAGATTTATACTAATCTTGTGAATGCACTATTGATATTTATTCAGTATTTTGGTCTCATTAtatcattaatttattaactctttctcttcgtaattatttaccacattctggtggaatcaacgctggtatcgtcagttaggagagaaggagttaaaCCTTTGTTTGCCATATGAAACCTGGTTATCAAATAGTATACTCTGCTATTGCTGTAGATGCTATTGATACTCATTTAACAAATTACTTGTTATAATGTTAGGGGTGCCAAGGCAGACGAGCCACGGCTAAATTACAACCCAGGCAGAAAGTTAGTAACCAACATTCAGGTGGGGACCCGGCATACCCTAGACCCGATAATACACAATGAATATGTATTAAAGGTAGTTCGTCTATTATTTTGTACATAATATTCAAGTCTTCTGTAAGCTAGACAATATTCTCCTACATTCAATTAAATTCAAGGCGAAATATTAATACTCTCGCAGTATAAAGTgtttgtttctatggtgacggtgggaagatgctagcgattggttgtgaatgatgaaagacaggtggcattgtcgtcacttggtcttagttaggacagacgactccagaacgtgagactgaaaggttgtgttattgtagtgagttaattttatttttttcttaaatattatAACTAAAGtgtactaaatttattttatttcatatcaaCTTGATTCTGTCTATATTATAGTCAaacttatatttagttttgttcacaggGAAGTGACTCAAAGTCATTCAAGCTTACAGCAGTTGAGTTGTCTAACTTGTCTACctgcagtttggtgctacaagtcaacggccgTCAGCAACAGCTTCTATCCCCCACTGTCTTATGGTTGCAGACATTTTAGATGGACCACTAACAAATTAGCAGTATTGGGCAGAACTGCACATTAGCAGCGCCGTATTTAGAATTGAAAAGGCCCAAAGCTATATGAGATGTGAGAGCCTTTTGGTGGCCCTTTACAATTCCAGATATTATAGagcagtgctaaatatttcttgaggGCCCCAAGCTAGAGCTTATGTTCCCTATAGACCAATCCGGTCCTGTCCAGGAGTATTTGTTCTTACTTTAGTAACAATAGAGGCCAGGAGAATGCACATAAGGCGGGAAATCAGGAATATTCCATCGTCTGGTGGCCAAGGGGGCTTGACcattttgggggcccctgcataatatttaatctttaatgtaaaaagaacactcatttgggggatcccctcaagtggggggctCGGGGGGGGGATTATCAATTTCTCCATCCTCctcacccaccctagctacgccactgcaggaGATGAGAAGGACCGGAAATAGTTGATAGCAGCCTGTTAGCCTAATGATATAATACTCAAAAAAAATAGATGTACATTATTGGACTCCAGTTTATTTAACACATTCAACCAATGAAGAATGTATATTTGGTTAACAACTGTAGCAGACGacaaagaaataacaaacaTTGATAATACAAATAACATCAAAATGTCAACCAAATCAATAGGACacagaaataataacaataacaaaacatgtaggcctacaaacatTACAAATGTAGCTTTATGAATTGTGTAACTGAATGTTATTTAGACCAGAAACATTTTCGTACAACTGAATCTGACGTAAATACGGTAAGAttgcattttaaattatttgtaaatgAAGATTAAAGGATATTACTTGTTAAATTTGCATGCATTTTCATAGTCATGaattgtatttaaaacaaataattcaatGCATTGACTAGTCACTTCAGGTTCATCAATCATTAAAATACAATCTTTAAAGATTGAACTTCTTAGactgaacattaaaaatgtaaatctgTCCAAATTAATGTTCTAACCAATTgactttttttgttcaaatgacTGTTTTGTCCAAATGACTGTTTTGTTCAAATGACTGTTCTGTCCAAATGACTGTTTTGTCCAAATGACTGTTCTGTCCAAATGACTGTTTTGTCCAAATGACTGTTTTGTCCAAATGACTGTTCTGTCCAAATGACTGTTTTGTCCAAATGACTGTTCTGTCCAAATGACTGTTTTGTCCAAATGACTGTTCTGTCCAAATGACTGTTTTGTCCAAAAGACTGTTTTGTCCAAATGACTGTTTTGTCCAAATGACTGTTTTGTCCAAATGACTGTTTTGTCCAAATGACTGTTTTGTCCAAATGACTGTTTTGTCGAAATGACTGTTCTGTCCAAATGACTGTTTTGTCCAAATGACTGTTCGTTGTTGAGAATTAAGCAAATGATATTACAATCCACTTAGTAATTTCACAGTCCACTTAGTAATTTCACAGTCCACTTAGTAATTTCACAGTCCACTTAGTATAAAAACTACAAACTACCAAAAGACTTTAAAATTCTTTATTAGTATCACAATTCACAAATAAAATCATGTCCAGTGATTGCTATTACAATCCACCAACACCATTCCAATCCACCAATACTTTTACAATCCATTAAGTGAAGTATAATTATAGTCTACTAATAAATGTCACACTCCACtgagtaaaatataaaaaaatctagcAAGAGATATACAATCCATCAAATAGCTTATATAggcttttttttcaaattttttgaatttattatattttaattgtatttaccTGCTAATTAACTTAATgattcagtcaaagacaattGTCTACACTGTAGCATCACATTGAGATTACATTAAATCTTTTGACACCatgacaattgtttttttttagaacaacgAATGTATCCatcataataaatgaaaaaaaaaaattctttgccGAGAAAGAGTTGGTAAGATCTTCATACTTATATCCAAAGCATTGCCGTTATAGGGGCTTTATTGTCATACGAATGCAAATACTTATGTCTATAATCCTGTTTAAATGTTCCAAAGAATGTATCCAAGCTATCTAGCCACAATGTAATCACAATGATCCACTGACTGCTGCCTTGCCTCTTTGCACACGTGACTCTCAAAGGCGGTGGCATTAGAGAAGAAAGCGTGGCAGGTGCTGCACTTCGCCACACTCAGCGATTTCCTCTTCTCTTCGAGCTTCTCCTGGAGAATCTGGTTCAAATCCGAGGGAACTAGCGCAGGGAGCATGAAGTCCTGCCCAGACTGATGGATGATGTTGATGCAGAGCGTCACCAGCGTTGGTATTTCTTCGCCTCCGTTGGCCGCGGAGTCTGTGGCATCGTAGAACATCTTGGAGTTGGCCCACATGTTCTTTCTGGAGCTTCTCATGGACAGGTTTTTCATCACGGCTTCTATGCCCTGCATGCAAACGCTGTAGGACGGCCCCATCAAATTATCATTCTTAGCAAGGTTCAATGTTTTTAGGTTGGTCAGTTCTATCAGAGAGGTGGGCAAGACGATCAGTTTATTGCCTTCCAAGTTTAAATGTTCCAGGCTGGACAAGCTGCCAAAGTAATTAGGCAGGGTCATCAGTCTGTTGTATGATAAGTCCAAATTGACCAGAGACTTGAGATAAATGATTGACCATGGTAAACTGGTCAGCCCGCAACCAGAAATAGTGAAAGAATAGAGATTGACAAATCGACCGATGTTCACAGGTAGCTGAAGCGACTCTCCAGTCAAAAGAGATAAGGTAAATAACTCCACCTTGATGGAGGTCACTTTTTCAGCATCCTCCTTGTTCTGGGAGTTGATAAAACTGAGGAAGCCCTCATATGAGCCAACTTGGCTCGTGTACTGGACCCCAACTCGGGTGTTGGCGCGACCACGCACTATTCTGGTAAATCTGTCCCTTACAAATGACATCTTCAATCAACCACAATCAATGCTACCTGACCGTAAATCTTGCTATCCGCCAGACATTCCACTGCTACAACAGCAAATTAAATAATTCACTCGAAACAATCTTTCTTTGATAGAAATATTCCAGAATAGATACTATCTTTGTTTTCTATCTTTGTTTTCCACACATGAAATAAACCTCCGCTTCACAATGTGTAGCGCTCTATCTAGTAAGCTTAGTATATGATATATATGCCAGAAAGCACTTCAAAAcgtgtatgtaggcctacaaagaCACTAATCAAATTAAACCAATATGGCCAGATAACAACTTATCTGTGTTGAACTTTttccagttttgtttttttaatttttatttaccaATTATTACTGAACTGCTAGGTGAAAGCTGACATTTTTAAAGTACTATGTCAGTAGCCAGAGAGAGATACTGTTATTCAGCAGTGAATCTCAATTTGGTGGTTGAAGACCAGTCACGGGGTAGTAGAATTTTTGTCGGTCTTATCATCGCTGTAAAATAAAGaagatatgtttaaaaaataagactagattctgctactgctctcttgcgcacgctccattggcttcccgtgagagcgagaatcgactacaaggtggccacactttgtcatcagtgtatctataacagagaaatgcccttgtaccttagcgaactgatcactccatatgtccctcagagagtcCTGCCCTCTATGGACTCAGCGCTTCTAATGGTACCACATTTCTCCCTCAAaggctacggtctgcgggcttttcagtacacggaccaaaggtttggaactcactccccattgatctcagacagactacatgctacactactttcaagaagagcatttaaaactgttttagattagtttgtcattttaactctcatgtttgtgtttgtaatgttattacagcaccttgagcctacattttgttggTTAACAGCGCTATAGAATTAAATTagacagaaacaaaattcattgtagtctccctttaacATTGTTCACTGGGAAATTTTCTGGTGAGGTGGCAGATCTGCAACACtatgacaggcaacgagaatcttcttagggatTTTAAGGGATGAAACCAAAGCGAATGAAAACCGACCATAGTTTTCGGcagccattattattgttattattataattattatctcAAAGATGCTCTCCTCTGGAaactgctctttttttttaaaagagaaaacttATGGCTACTTCAACCTGACATCTAGATGTCAACTGAAACGATGCTGGCAGAAACGCACCTGAAGATAGATCACTTGTGTTTGGTACTGAATACCCTGGTTATCACGTTATTTATgtcattaactctttccctcctaacagacgataccaacgttgattccaccagaatgtggtaaataattacggagagaaagagtaaaaattatttatgtcATTAAAAGTTGTCTCTGGTTTCCCTTAGTGGAGGGAATGTCTCTTACAGTAAGGAGTCTTTGTAACACCAAGTtcgtattttaattatttagctGAAGACGTTCCATATTTTTTCCTCTTTAAAGTTAataagttaactctttctctccgtaattattttaatttaatgagttcaAATCAGCGTTGGTATAGTgcattaggagagaaagagttaaatctctAACCATTCTCTAAAGACAGTCGGGACTTGTTTAAATCTCTAACTCATTTCTAAAGACAGTCGAGACTTGTTTAATCTCTAACTCATTTCAAAAGACTGTCGATGCGTGTGTTGTAAATGtacacagggccggccttaggcataggcaaattAGGCAGCCGCCAAGGGCCTCCTATGGGTGGGGGCCTCGCTCAGGACTAAAACATTGCGAAACTTGTATCTATCAAATCTCAAATACAGCAGAGCACTAGGCCCTACGTCTACTAGCCTAGCcctaagtctctactatgatTTAATGTTTATTGACCAATGGTT
It encodes:
- the LOC106054500 gene encoding leucine-rich repeat protein soc-2 homolog, with the protein product MSFVRDRFTRIVRGRANTRVGVQYTSQVGSYEGFLSFINSQNKEDAEKVTSIKVELFTLSLLTGESLQLPVNIGRFVNLYSFTISGCGLTSLPWSIIYLKSLVNLDLSYNRLMTLPNYFGSLSSLEHLNLEGNKLIVLPTSLIELTNLKTLNLAKNDNLMGPSYSVCMQGIEAVMKNLSMRSSRKNMWANSKMFYDATDSAANGGEEIPTLVTLCINIIHQSGQDFMLPALVPSDLNQILQEKLEEKRKSLSVAKCSTCHAFFSNATAFESHVCKEARQQSVDHCDYIVAR